The Perca fluviatilis chromosome 18, GENO_Pfluv_1.0, whole genome shotgun sequence genomic interval TTCCccattgttcttttcctaaactcaaccgtcctgttgttgtcacGCGTCCCCCAGAGACAGTGGATCGTGTCCCGGCGTGTGATGTGTCcattccccgttcttcttttcctaaacacaaccaCCCCGTTGTTGTCGCGCGTCCCCCAGAGATTGCGGATCGTGTCCCGGTGTGTGACGTTAACTTTCCccattgttcttttcctaaactcaacctccgtatagatgcttcccattacgtgctgaccaccacaaaataaacaagatTAACGTGTCAGtctacacgaatcaatagattaaataacgtgaccatttcacaaactgccgtgagactgtgttgaaaatacggacgcttagtcaggtgcctttggcattGTTATTGACGCACTCAATGACAACTGGCAAAAGGCAAACCATCACTTTCCAGAAATGGAAAATGCAGAAGAGGTTGCTGACAGACATCAGCAAAAACATACAGGACATGTGTTTCTGAAAGTAAATACAAGGTGTCGTCCTCTAGCCTGGTTGACatcagacccttctcagttgtaactgagagtgggtgtGGGAAaagttcattgacagttcatttccaaacgGACGctactcaaatgcctctgggcgcattggatagtccttcaactaatcagaccaacgatctgggtgattcttttcacatccaatatccaacaaaaaaaaattgattttggtttttggtgtcgtccctccacgccctactttttccttgcaggtgttgcatattgcaaacttgttatcttctgcacacacgctgaagaatttccaaacagcggACTTGCTGAAAAAAagctgcgctatcgtcgtcgcgtaaagcccgcctcaacggttgtgattggtgcctcgattttggggacattggaaatgggtttgaatgggctcttcgccagactgacttgcagagcaaatctcaaatttgccggaagttcgtcagggtttacccaggcttgTCGTCCTCCTTTTTCTGCAGTCAAAGGCCATTTTAGCTTCATCAACTGAAGATGACAGGGAAACTTGTCAGTGCAAGACACATGAGAACCTACAGTTAATGTCCTCTAGTCTTTACAATTGTGGGCTTCTTTCCAGTAAAGATGTAGAGGAGATGGCAAATACCATTGACTGTGATCTAAATTTGAAGGATTTTGCTTCAGGTGTTTGTAAAGAGTGCCACCTGCACCTGCTAACTGCATTTACCGTGGTAAGTCCCACATCCAAGAACTCCATTGCTCTGAGATAGCGGTCTGCTGAAGTCaacaatgatgaaaaaaaaggagatCATGCTGACAGAGGTCCAAACGGTCCAAAAAGCTTGAAATTTCAAACGCCAAGTTCATAGAGTACCCAGGAAACCAAGTGTGAGGTAGATGGGATAAACAGTTTatgagatatttcaaagacaacagacacacatgcgcacacatgcacacacacacacacacacacacacacacacacacacacagatatattgTTAGATTACTAAGTAATTACTCATAAAATCTTAACTTACAGTTATACATTTAgcttttttaaagtgtgttgCAATGATATTATGTAAACAGAGACCTCTCCCATTAGAGGTGTGAATGACTGTTGAGATTTTGGTCCCTGAGCAGCTCTGGTGGTGCACAAGGCTGTGCTTTTCCCTGAGGTACAGTACGTTGAAAGCAAACTCTCTAATTGTCACCAGGCGATTATGTAATGTTTATGTGTAAAACTTTTCTAACAAAGTTACAAAGTGGAACAAAATAAGAGCAGCTGAGTAATAACAAGAATGACATGGTGACTGCAACTataacttttgttattgttacCTAACTAACTACTGTACTGAGGCCAGAGATGGGGACTTGAGTCTAATactcggactcgagtcgcacttaaagcgtaactctcgccaaaatgcaacctagtgtctttttgtgaatgtacccaagtcaaactttcgtttaaaagcatagtCAGGACGGAaatgccacttttaagattcaccgtattctcgttttcggtcaaatggcctctTGAATGGGAGTGGTAGGGGCACTGctatgatcgcatcaaaatcgctatttttaaaacactaagaaggctcgacacaataTGAAACTTTGCTGGAAGTATCACTAGGGGCTCTACACgtgtacacagagagagagagaccaactCACTTTAGCAATTGGTTTTTCCGGTCACCGCCATCTTACCAGTCAAAgtgtcgatctccgaatgcaacgtaacagggaggagagtaaagatggaaatctcctaaagcttagttccatagaAATGCAcagataatttgttgttttgtcgttagtgaaaaacaatattgaccttgtagttgaaaaaggagcctcatataagaatgacatttcctgctatggagtccgttcattcgcattcggagatcgatactttttgactggcaagatggcggcGACTGGAAAAACCAACAGCTAAAGTGAACAGCTTTtggtaaactctgtgtacacaaccaatgttctcaatgctcgagttcagtgtagagcccctggtgataattccagcaaagtttcatgttgtgtcgagccttcttagtgttttaaaaatagtgattttgatacgatcatagtagtgcccctagcactcccattcaagaggccatttgaccgaaaacgagagtatggtcaatcttaaaagtagCGTTtctgtcctaattatgcttttaaatttTATATTCACAGAAAGACCCTAGGTTGTATTTTGGCAAGAGTTATGCTTTAAGTTGCGTaaacagtgacttcagacttgacttgcgactcaacccaaaagacttcagacttgactcagaCTCGAACTTCGAGACTTGTCAACaatctgttttcatgcaattattgcgttttaaatctaaatgtattcatgtatttctatttactTTCATTGGCgcatatacgttggggaaacgtatgacgagctgcatgtctCCTGCCCTTTGCAATAATATGCAACGTAACGCATGCGCTATGCCTATTTGCGCGCAcccacatataaaaaaaatgcattgacgatggcgacaccaagtcctcccagagttgtgccttttgtcattagttttgctttgaATAACTTcataaacagtggcagtaagctaACAgttacatgcaaggtgtgtgacACCAAGATAAAcgatgccggatcaacaacgtcggacttcatcaggcatTTCAAAACGCACCCAGGtaggtcagtcacttgctaatgtgaaagagacgttacatttagcatatatcatcacaggtaacaagctaaccatcgcaaagtgttgtgctaatgctgggaacaggccaattgtatctttatagttgtatccatatgatgtgacagacttaggttaatatttcaccaggtccgagggctagagggatgtgtttAGTAGCAGAAGATTAGAGTATATGATGTCCTAAGTTGGAGACCCAAGGTAAGTTCTGGATGTAACAAAATTAAGCTAGCTCCATTAAAGTGTACGTGATATTTTTCCCATCACAAGTTCACATCCACTCTTGGCTGCAGTgcccacattttatttcagaaaaaaaaatatataaacatgaTATGATGATGACATTTAGTATTACTTTAGCTATTTCCCCCACAGAACACTACACATATGTCAGTTTTATGCAGATTTTATTAGTGGCAAGCAAGATAATTTCCAATGTCCATCTACAGGTTTACAGAATTCACCAATGCTAAAAAAGGTACTACTGGAGAGGGACAGAGCAGCATTGAGTCAttcattataaaaatgtaatgcatgatgAGGTTGGGCTTTACAGTCAATTTGTCGTGGTTGGGGTTTTTGTTTCCAGCTTTCTAGTTATTTTTTGTGCGTTTCTATGTTGGCCCTGCCCTTCTCCGTGTCTCCTGTGTATTCCCTCCCCTGCCTGCTACTGCCAGCTGACGACGCACACCTGTTCCTCATTCCACAATCACCGCTCTCCcgccacacacacctgccagccATCTACAGTCAAGCTCAGTATTTCAACCCCGGCTCCACTCACCATCTTCGCTGGATCGTTTTCTCCGCCACACTGGTGACACTAGACACAAGCGCTCTCTAAGAAACAGTTGCAGACCTATCTGTCGTAGTCCTGTGCCTGTCCTGACCTCTCCTTGTGTTTCTCCCCGCAGTCATCGCTCCACGCCTCGTTCCTGCCTTCAGTTAGCTGGCCTCACCATTCGGGTTCCCTTCTTACAGCTCTCCACCTCACCCTGCCTTTGCTCCCGCTTCCAGCCTTCCCTTCTTGGACTCCCCCCTGTTCCCCCGGACTCAAGTGCTTCCCCCTCGGTTCCTCTCGGCCCAGATTTCCCCGTGCTCCCCGAGCTCCCTCGCCATCCTCCCCAGTGCGTCCCTCGTCATCCTATCCCCAGCCCTTGTGTCTTTCGCTCCTGTTTTTGGCGTCCGCCTTTCCTcacctccctcctttcctttaTTAACCTGTTTTTGTGAACATTGCATTTGGGTCTGTTCTGTATCTCCCTGTAACACAGTTAGTAACACAGGCAAACATGTATTCTTTGGTGCAgataccaaaatgttgaaaaatacagttatgaaattGAAACAGTTCTTCAtttgtgtttcttcagattGCATTGCAGTAGACCCCCACGAACTTATtctacaactgattttgatactgtactgtatggatggtagctacaggacatgatTTGAATTCATAAGACTTAACAATAcggtgttagggacagatcagatggccagagagaCTTTACAAGGActcgtggcaaaagacttgagacttgacttgaacttgcccctcaatGAATTGAGACTAGACTCTAGAAATCTTAAAaagattataaataaataaaacaaaaaaagtcattccTTTATCTGAGCACTGACAGTAACACGTTTTCTCTGTgccaaacatatacacacacaatgaatgACCCTTTAATTGCTTTCAACATCGTTGCTAGTTCAGAGAAGTGATCAGTGTTTCTAAGCACATATCAGCACAAGCCCCTCTCATGTAGACGCAGAGCCACGAtgaacacacatatacactcacacacacacacacacacacacacacacacacacacacacacacacacacacacacacacacacaccagacaatGAAGtgatgtgtaataacaatttgcTCCATTTTACTTGCTTCTTAAGGGTAATGGATAACACTTCCCCAGTCACAACAGCACTCAGACTAACTAATGTTCCTACTGAAGATACCATGCATCAATACACAGAGGTGaaactttagttttattttatgttgtcAGTGCACAATAATATGATgcttaaaaatgtgcacttcAGAAGTAAAGTATAATCTATTATTCCATCTTAATAAGCAATGATATATTTTAGCAAACcataaaataatcaaaacaaTTTTGAGTTTGCAAAATCACCTTGAAATATTTTTCCTGAAATTATCATTTTGAAAGCTGATCTGAACCAGCTGTAAAAGAAAGCATAAATAAAGGGATTGAGCGTTGAATTTGATAGTGTAAGCCAGTTGAGGGTTTCAATCACAGCAACTGGTGGAGGATTATAAGATAAAGGCTGAAAGACAATACAAAGAAAATAAGGAGTCaaacataaaagaaaaactCCCATTACTATAGCCAGAGTTTTGGTAGCCTTTCTCTCCATCTTACTGACAGTTGCTCCAGACTTTGTGCTCTGACACGTTGTGTTCTGGATGCTGTTCACCTGTTTCTTAGCAACAAGGAAAATCTTCAGGTAGATACAGAGCATTATGATCGCTGGGAGGTAAAATGAGAGAACAGGTCCAATAGTGTTTGCCATTACAACATCAACCGAGCACATCCCTTCACATGCTCCTTGGCTGAATCCTGCAATTATGATGCCAATTCCAATTAGAACAGAAACCCCCCAAGTCACAAGGATCATAACCACAGTTACGTGAACATTTATTTTAGTTCTATAGGTAAGAGGCTGACACACAGCATAATATCTGTCAATAGAAATACAACACAAGTTTAGAATAGAAGATGTACACAGTGATACATCAAAGCTGTCTCGTATTTTACATAATACATGTTCATGATACATACATGAGCTTACAGTGAATGCCATGCTAAAAGGAAAAACTAAAACTCCTACAAGCAGGTCAGCCACACCCAGAGACAGAATAAGGTAGTTTGTAGGAGTATGGAGCTCTTTGAAGTAAATGATGGAGATTATGACAAGAAGGTTTCCACATATTGTGGCGACAGATAGTATACCAAGGAAAATATATACTAATACACATACTATGGAAGGGTTGCTTGTAAATACATAACTTGTATTAGCAGATTCATAGCAGGGATGTATGCCATTAACAGTGTAAGTCCCATTGACAGTCACGTCTGGTTCCATGCTTTTTTGATTTCTGAAATAATAATctatatttatttagtatttaagCATTAACATCTATTGAGTCAGCATATATGTACAATTACAGCAACAGCaatcattttaaagaaaacaaggcatGATCATTTTCagttaatttgcatttttcattaagTTTGTGTCCCTTACCAGGTAAATGTAACACCTCAGTATAACCCATGCAAGGACAGTGTTACGTGTTCTTATTCACTACCACTGTGCCGAGGTTTTGGACTTGATTCAGTATTTATAAACCCCTATCTCATTACCTAAATGAACAGAAAATGTGGTCATCCAATCAGATGTGGGTTTGCATGAGATACAAAGATGCAAAGTGAAGAGTAATGTTacaacaactgtgtgtgtgtgtgtgtatttgtgcttGTTTGCAAGTGTTTAAATAATCTctaaacgtttttgaaatgagatGGACTGAAATAAGTTATACTGTCTCCTTTATTGCAGTATTATACGCCAGTATGATAATGATTATACATCATTATGATATGAAGATATTATACTGGCATAAAATGAGTGAatatatcgatacaaatatagTTATTTCCTGAACAGTAAAAAAAGTTCAGAACATTTTGAAGAAAATGATGACTGTAATACCCAGCTAACCTAAAGCCAGATCTTGCAACTTACATGGCAAAACATTTCTTGCACAGTGTGTGCTATTGACTGTGTTATCATTTTTGAATCCTAATGGTGCACGTGCAATGGCGCTAATTGTGTGAGTTTGATCGCGGGATCATATTGggaccatttgtttttaatcgcATTATTCGCTCGGATGATCAGCGATTGGTTTGTCCTACTCCAATATTAAAGCGATTTtaactacttacttttaacttACCTTCAGAACTACAATTGTTCTAGACATAGAGTCTGTGCCGGTTAATCAGTTATAGTTAATTTGAAATCTTTAATGTTAATTACAAACCAGTTTGCCGTAGTTTTTTCTTGGATCTGACATCTGATGGACCGTGCTTCTTTCAGACAGTCACCCAGTCTCCTGGCTTCTCGGCTGCTGCCAGGGGACTTCGGGGGGCTACGTTACAGCAGCTAACAATAATGATCGAGTTTCCCTGGAGCGGTGCCTTACCTTCAACCaattccaggattttttaagtggggtggcacagggGGGACCCATAATCAGTTCACTAGCAAGTAACACATCACAACATGTCGTTTAAAGTTTTAATGAATGCTTGATTATAGAATGTTGAGACTGGAGACTAGTTGGAGTGAGACTCAGTGTGGGGTTTCCTGAGGTGCTTTCACCCGAGCAGATTTCCGACCCCACTGGACGGTACCTATGAGAAATGAGAGAGGTATATACTGGGATGAGTAGGGTGGGATGATGGAAGAGGGGATGAAGGAATGAGGTAAGGAGAAGGTTGAGGTATCAAAGGGAAAGGGTGGGTGGGTCGAAAGGTCGGAGACAAACAGCATTGAGTGGGTTGTTGAGGAATATAAAGGCTTGTCAGGTGATTAGGTGTGTTTGAGGCGTGGCCCTGCTCCCAAACCTaagttaattcattaactttattgaggggggggggggaatatgCTTAGAAATATCGGAAATATTGGATAGAACAACATATTGTTATTGTGCTAAATGAACTTATCGCATCACATAAaatatcacattcattattagtttcatgtgtttaatttaaattgtatatccaaacacaatacacattttctataggctcagtctgtcactttttaaaaaacaattccagtgctggttccattgtatcagaattttggagtttcatcatggaaacataaattggtcatgtgacaaggcaGGGCTCGACAGTAACAGTTACCCAGTTGCCCTTTGCAACCAGATTGAGTCAATTGGCAACCGTTTCATTGCCTCGGTTGTTCAATATTAGTTTtttcaatatataaaaaaagtcaaaacttaAAATTTATTTCAAAAGAAGTCAATATTATTAAACACTACGTGCATTACAGTAACAACATtacagctgttgtgcgaccgctgtTACGGGGCGAGGGACGTTgaggacccaaaatgcagagagagcaggcaggcaggcaggaggttGTGGTACTCAggaatttaataacaaaaagcGGCAGTACAGGGACTGGAAactcacaaaataataaactgagacagaaacagacacaaggCACAGGGAAGAAACACAAGGGCATGGGTACAATACGATCCGACAAGACACAAAGGGATtcacagaggttaaatacatgaggtagggagcaaacaaggaacaggtggtaacatcaggtgaaacacatcagggtggggcaggacaatcaacaaaggtGGGAAAACTCGGGTAGTAAATTGGACAAGACAAaccagaaaaccagactatcacaataaaacaggaacacagacagaaaacatgacataaacCAAAAGCAAGGCAAAACACCGAAACCATAACAGAACCCAGACGaccctaaaaaacaaaaaacaacccaGGGAGGGCGACAAAGGAGCCAAAAGTCACTggggcacagggaacagaggaccctggggcacagggaacacagaggACACGGGGCATCGGAGAGGCCTAGGGAAAACAGAGGGCTTACAAGGGACAGGGAACTTTGGGGCTGGGGACAGAGGGAACACGGAACTGTGCGGACTTTTACAGGACAGGCTCGGATGGGACGGACTGGGGCAAAACAGACGCGGATAGGACAGACTCGGACAGGACAGACTCAGACAGGACAGACGGGACAGACTCAGACGCAGGGAAAGCCATAGGGACACAGATAGTGAAGGGGACAGAGACGGGCACGGTGACAGGGCCAAGGACGGGCACGGTGACAGGGACAAGGACGGGCACGGTGACAGGGACGGAAACGAGCACGGTGACAGGGACGGAGACAGGCACAGTGACAGGAACGAAGACAGGCACAGTGACAGGAACGAAGACAGGCACAGTCTTAGGGGCGGTCTCTGGGACGCCGAAGACCGGCAAAATCCCAGGGGTGGTCCCAGGGGCGCCAGGGACCGGCAAAGACCCGGAGGTGGTCCCAGAGGCCGACAAAGTCCCAGAGGCGGTCCCAGAGGCGGACTCATGGGAGCCGGAGACCGGCAAAGTCACAGAGGTGCTGGGCATTGCTGGGACACTGGGCAGCTTGGGGATACAAGAGAGCTCGGGGACAGTAGAGAGGCTACCAGCTAGCTGGGAATCAGGGGGACTGTCAGCAAG includes:
- the LOC120546378 gene encoding trace amine-associated receptor 1-like, whose protein sequence is MEPDVTVNGTYTVNGIHPCYESANTSYVFTSNPSIVCVLVYIFLGILSVATICGNLLVIISIIYFKELHTPTNYLILSLGVADLLVGVLVFPFSMAFTVSSCMYHEHVLCKIRDSFDVSLCTSSILNLCCISIDRYYAVCQPLTYRTKINVHVTVVMILVTWGVSVLIGIGIIIAGFSQGACEGMCSVDVVMANTIGPVLSFYLPAIIMLCIYLKIFLVAKKQVNSIQNTTCQSTKSGATVSKMERKATKTLAIVMGVFLLCLTPYFLCIVFQPLSYNPPPVAVIETLNWLTLSNSTLNPFIYAFFYSWFRSAFKMIISGKIFQGDFANSKLF